In the genome of Apodemus sylvaticus chromosome 2, mApoSyl1.1, whole genome shotgun sequence, one region contains:
- the Fam237b gene encoding protein FAM237B — translation MGSPVRRWFILPLGCIVLFRLTDADLEFQKGVLASVSPSITADIDLQCWKTCSLMLIDLKEIKIEHNVDAFWNFMLFLQKSQRPGHYSVFLNIAQDFWDMYIDCLLSRSHGMGRRQVLSSKNNFPQKMLGRDLKVYLRK, via the coding sequence ATGGGCTCTCCTGTAAGACGGTGGTTCATCCTTCCCCTGGGCTGCATCGTGCTGTTCCGTCTTACTGATGCGGACTTGGAGTTTCAAAAGGGAGTGCTTGCCAGCGTCAGCCCTAGCATCACAGCAGACATAGATCTTCAGTGCTGGAAAACCTGCTCTCTGATGCTGATAGACCTCAAGGAAATCAAGATAGAGCACAATGTGGATGCGTTCTGGAATTTCATGTTGTTCTTGCAAAAATCTCAGCGGCCCGGGCATTACAGTGTCTTCTTAAACATAGCCCAGGACTTCTGGGACATGTATATAGACTGCTTGCTTTCAAGGTCTCATGGGATGGGCAGAAGACAGGTGCTATCTTCCAAGAATAATTTTCCACAGAAAATGTTGGGGCGTGATCTGAAGGTGTACCTACGCAAGTAG